The Amblyraja radiata isolate CabotCenter1 chromosome 29, sAmbRad1.1.pri, whole genome shotgun sequence genomic interval ttatgttcatgtgataggagcagaattaggctattcggcccatcaattctacaccaccattcaatcatggctgatctacctctccctcctaaccccattctcctggcttctcataacccctgacacccgtactaatcaagaatctatctatctctgccttgaaaatatccattgacttggcatccacggccttctgcggcaatgaattccacagattcaccaccttctgactaaagactaAAGTAATTCCCAATGAAAATGTTGTAGGATATGGCTCCCATTCCGAAATACCTATTTTAGTGATCTTTTCCATGCTCTACATGAGTACTTAGTTTGGCTTGAATATTAAGTCAGTCGGATGGAATTGGAGCAAGCCAAatgtcattcatttattcatcagGAATCAGAAGAAACATTTTATCTTGTTTTCTTTCATCTTTCTTCAACTGGGAATATGAATGTCACTTTTCAAAGTGTACTGAAAGAGATGCTAATAATTTTCTTAATAAAGGGACAATTTAATGACCTCTATTTGATCTTGGCGGTTTGCAACTGTGATCAATTGTATGGATTTTTTAAAGTTCCAGACTATTGTTCTTCATGAGATAGGccattttgaaatgaaataataCATTCAATCAATCTATCATAAGTGTCACAGGAGTAAGGCAACCCCCATTGCTCTAAACTTGAATGTTTAAATTACAGTAAGGTTATCAGTAAGGGAATACAATTCATTAAATTGTTGTGACTGAGCATGTTCTGAATGTTGTGGTGTGTATTGGAGtcgtacaatgtggaaacaggcccaacttaccgtcaccgaccaacatgcctcgtcTACCTGTGCCAAGAcctacctgcttgtgtttggcccgtatccctctcgacctttccaatccatgtacctgtctaaatgtttcttaaacatagcgatagtaccttcctcaactacccccaccggcagctcgttacatatatCTACCActgtttgtgtttaaaaaaaaaaagtagcccCCAGGTTCATATTGAatattttcccccctcacctcaaacctactGTATGTTTTCTGGCTCTTgatttcccctattctgggtaaaagactctgtgcatataccctacctatttctctcatgatcttgtacacctccaaGATCGCccattatcctcctgcactccaaggactaaagtcctagcctgttcaacttctccctatagctcaggccctcgagtcctggcaacatcctcgtaaatcttatctgcaccctttccagcttcacatagtgaccaaaactgaacacaatactctaaatgtgaccttaccaatgtcttgtacaacaaatgtggcctaaccaatgtcttgtgcaattTTCTCTATTATAGCTTGAGATTTCCAACCAGGTTCTCCTCCCTGGACAGATTCGGAGACTTCAGGAGGTACTTGAGCAGGAGACAAAACGACGCCGAATGTTAGTGTCCTCTCCACCACCCCtgccaccaccacgatcaacaacTCCAGAGCTTGATCAAAACAACTACGAAGATGTAGAAAACGACCGTCTGAGGTACCTTTCTAGGTGTTGAAAGGAAGTGGGATTAGTTGATGTTGAGGGAGGTAAAAGGGGGATGAATTTCTCCTGAACCCGTTGCATGtccatttcatttttttttgtttttgtttttgtttgttatgCTGTCTTCTGCTATGTTCAATTCTTTCTGCCCTGTGAATTCCCTTCATGCTCATCACTCTTACATCACTCGCCTCAACGGTTTTCAAGTATGCACCTTGTATACTCTTGTAAGAAGAATATTGAATCCCAATCCAACATTATATTCTCCCATATACGTTAAAGGAAAGCAATGTAAATCAGCAGCATCCTGTCCTTGTCAGCTCAACCAAGCAAAAGCTACTAGTTGATCCTGGTGAGTTCAATGATAGTGTGGCACAAAGATGAGAAGGTTAGTTTAGACTAATTAGGGGTTGTCATCATAATGCGATTATCTGGACACCAAACCCAAGATTGCATCGTGCTTCCAAAGTATTTGTATGAAAATCTCCCAGGCTTCTGTTTAATGGCAGTATTGGCCTATTTGTTATGAAAGAGTTAACTCCTCTACATTAACTAAGGGAGTGGTTATAGAGGCATTAAATATTAATCATGTACCTTTATTCGAGTGGATACTTTCCAGTTTAGTTGACCGCTAtccttttaaacttttttttgtcTCCATTTCTTCCAGCTGTTTCCATGAAGTCTCAAGGATGGAAGCTGAGAACCTGCTGgcaaaaaacaaagaatttgGAAATCTGTTAATGAGACCCAGCCGTGGTGACCAGAACCTAGCCATTACAACACGACAAGTAATCAACAAGTAAGGAAGGAATTATGATCAGTGCATCAATGCATCCTCTAGCGACCCAAAACAAATTGCAACCGGTTGTATGTTAGCAATCATTTAACACTTTCCTGGttgtgtggagaaaaaggatacctACAATTTTCTGCATAATAGTACTCCACAAGCAGCTCCAAACTACAAAACAATTAACTAGGTCaacgcagcgccagggacccgggtttgatgctgactacaggtgctgtctttacggagtttgcatgatttccctctgggtttcctccaggtgctccggtttcctcccacacttcaaagacttgtagtagtgtatgggtgatcactattcgatgcagactcagtgggctgaagagcctgtttccacattgtatctctaaactaaactaaggttctAGTTATCTTGTTCCCTTTATTTTGTTTTCTTACTATCAAGGCAGTCCCTTGGGTTCTGATGTGAATGAGGCCAATGTGGGTTGACTGTACATCTGATAGGGGTGGGTTGGTGTGTGGTTTgtgagactctgtgcacctacaaTAGCTTCTGATGCATGAGGTTCTTAACTGATCCTAATCTTAAATGCTATCTCTCCACATTGAGCGATTGTGAACCAGGGAGTGAGTGGGCATGTTGTATTTTTCAAGAGGGCTTTGGGAACATATTTGAATATTTTCCTCTGTCCACGTGATAATCTCCTCCCATGATGGAACTTGAAATAGCTTGTCTGTTTTATGAGTCTGCTGTCAGGCAAGCACATTATGTGGCTTACCTTTACAGAGCTCAAGAGTGTATTGGGTACTCATTCAACCCTAATATGAATGCATGCTTCATGTACCTATAGAGTGTAACTGAACCCTTTCCAACatgaaaagaagggtctccacccaaaacgccacttattccttttctccagagatgctgcctgacttgctgagttacttgagcattttgtgtctgtctttggtgtaaaccagcatctggtgttccttcctacacatgataccTGCCATAACTGATTTTACAATGTGAAACATTGGAAATTATGTTATTCACCATCTCTACTTAAGGAAACTGTTCAAATATCCTAAACACTGGAGGCTCCAATTCCGGGAATATGTTAATTGCGCATTCATCAAAGGTTAAAACCAAACGATTAGATAATGTCAAGCCTGGGCGTTCTGGTTTTTATAACTGCAAAGGGAAGGGAAAACTGTAAGTTAAGGAATTGAGTAGCATTGCAAGCGATGTGATGGGAACATTGGATAATGGTCAAAGAATGTTAGAAATACCATTTAATAAATGTGTTCCATTTCAGCATGGCAATCGTAAACCACTACCGGATAAATTGTTTGGACAGTGGTTACATCATTGACATTGATGATGGAGTAAGTAAGCTTTTGAATAATTACTATCTCCTTGCAATCATTTTGAGTCTATATGATTCAGCTGATGATGAGACTTCCAAAATGTTTCTGGATCAAAGAGCAGAAGGATAACTGCGTTTATAGATTGAAATGAGGGCAGCAGTGGTAATTTGGCCTTAAAATACCAGCAGTGCAAAGGAAGAAAATGTCACCTGGCACTTTAATGCCATAATGGTCATCCAGTAAAATATGATCTGCAGGTTGGGTAAATTGGGATTTGGGGATTCTGCACCCTTTGGCTGAGTAACCTTCCGATACGACACATAGAATCTCTCTCTGAGAATAAGCACTGAGGTGTCAGAAAATAATAACTTGTGGAATTATACCCAGGAAGACAGCCATCCATAGAGCAGAAACGGTGGTTAAAGTAACTTTGTTTTTTGTAACTTTTTCAAGTTCATTATTGTATTGTTGACCAATTCTGGCCCAGTGTTGATCCTTGAATCCATCACAGTAGAGTCTGGGTGTGTGCTACTTTTGCACGGCATTGCCTCTATGTCACTCTCAACCTTCTCAAATGGCCAAATAAAAATTCCTTCTTGCATCTCCACCATTCTACCCTCCATGACAGGTAATGCCTTCTGATTTCACTCCCCACGGCACATCTATTTGGTAACTCACACATAATACATTTAGTGTAATGATGTAATAAAGTGATTCATCATTGTTTCACTCTAATAATTGTGAACAATATCTAATGAACATATGTGCAATCTACTATATTGCAAACCTGCCAGGCTGCTTGAGCGGGCTATTAGAAAACTTTGGTACTGAGCCGCTTGAGAATATATTTGAGCAGAAGAACAAATTCTTAGTTATCGGGCAGGTATTAAACACAAGAGAACTTCTAAGGCTTGGGAGTGAATTTTCGAGCTTATGGTCTTGCCAGCTGCTGCCAAGGGCCTCTAACGTAGTGAAACATTTAGGAAATGTTGGCATGATTAGGAGCCCAGAATTGGAATAATGGAGGCATCTTGGAAGGTTGTGGGGCTGGGTTAGTTTACAGAAATATGTTGGGATTTGAAAATGTAGGTGAGACTTTTAAAATTACCTGACGAGGAGCTGTTCATGAGGGGAAAATAAAAATGATACCTGTTTTTTATGTCTTAAACCATATCTGCTTGTGACCTTCCTGATGCCATTTACAATGTAATGTAACTTGCAATGTAAATACAACCTCTTTATGACAATGGTACATTTGTAGTTTGCAGTACAATCATGCAATTTGTGTTCTGGTATTTTCCAGATCTTGTGCAACAGTAGACAGGAGATCAtcgactattttattcaacagacCAAAGGAATTCTGAAGCCTTTAGAAATACCGGAGGACTACGAAATTAATCTGAGTATGTTTTGTCCTTTAATTCTTAATGGATCATTTGTTTTTATAGACTGGATAGTATTCActgctttttgcaatcttctttgttcctgagcattcgagttgctgaaccaggctgtgatgcaagcaGTTACTATGTTCTCCACTATCCACCTTTAGAAGTTCTAGAGAGTATTTGTcaacatgccgaatctcctcaatcttctaaggaagtggagcTGTTGATGGGCTTTGTTTACGAAGGCATCAATGtattgggtccaggacagatcttcagagatatgcactcccaggaatatGAAGTTTTGAAGTTGAGCACCTTAATTAATGTTTATGATGGAGTGTGTACATTTCTTTTAATATTTATCTGTATTTTATTCCCTTTGGCTTCCGATCTTTGTGAGAAGGGAGGTGATTTTAATCTTGACTGGCAAAATACTGATCAAATCGACCATTAGCTATACAAACAGTGTGATTTTACTTTCAATTGACTGCATGCAAACTGGCAGCTGATCTAATTGTATTTGTTTTGCATTAGGAAGGTTTGATTAAAATTACTTGTTTCCTTATATTTTCCCAACTTCCTACTGACAAAGGGACATTCAAGTTGGGGACCAGCTTGGTAACATTGCGATACTTCTTGTGTTCGCTGTAAGCTGCATGTTGGTGTTAATTTCCATTACTCCTACCTTCAGGTATTGTGGTGGAAGACGCTGAAAGTGGAGAACTGATTCATCAGAAGCTGCCTACAAGCCCAAAATTAGAAACTAAGACAACACCTCAACAAGGTGAGCATAATAGTTATATTAGTCTATTTTGATGATGGGACCAGGGTCAGTATTGCCTCTGAGAAGACCAAGGCTTGATGGCACTGGACCTGTGCCTACTGGAGTTTgcaaggatgagagggcacctcCTTGAAACTTacacaatagtgaaaggcttggatagagtggatgtggagaggattttccactagtgggagagtcatctaggactaaaggtcatagcctcagaattaaaggagtttcctttaggaaggagacgaggaggaatttctttagtcagagggcggtgaatctgtggaattctttgccacagaaggctgtggtggccacgtcaatggatatttttaaggcagagatagatagattcttaattagtatcacggattatggggagaagataagagggagagatagattagccatgattaaatggcggagtagacttgatgggccgaattacctaattctgctatcacttatgaccttaaaaatTATTCTGACCATGGACAAACAAAGATAATGAACAAAGACTTTTAAACTCGAGTTATTCCAGATTAGAGAAGACACCTCTGAGGAAAAAATGTGTGCAAAGGAAATCTGCCATTTGAAGTGGTCATGCAATCTGCCTTTTCCTGCTCGGACTCCAGGCAAACGTCTACATAATGTTTCATGTTCACTATCCATCTACCCTTCTCACTGAAAGTTATGGTTCCTGCAATGATCATATTTCCAATCTTACTTCGCAGTTAAAAGGAAACTAAATCCAAAGAAGCCTGCAATTATCGAACCAAAAACATGTAGCCTCGACAACAATGGCAAGCTTTTATTTTGAGTTTCCAAACTGCACTGTTGcatgttattcacatttttcGGGGAGAATTTCTCCAACATGCTTTGTATTTTaagtttccagttttctcccacctgCTTGACACTGACAAAGGTTCATGTGAAAGCTTTGATCCTAGTGGTCAGTTCCCATGTAGCCAAGTCACGAGTGCCATGATTTTGACTGCCAACTCTTCTACCAAGACCTAATCCTTGTGATTCCCAACTGAAATTCTGACCTCTATTCCAATTGTCCCATGCCTTTTCCTTGAGTGTTGTGAGCAATCAAATCTATAGtttagaacatagtacagcacagaaacggccctttggcccacaatatgtgccaaacatgatgccaagtaaaactgatctcatctgcctgtgcatgatccctatattccttgcacttccatgtgcctcttAAACTTAAATGGTAGCCCCTTGCATAACTATCCTGGCACACGTCCTCTATGGAGGGCAAATTTTGAAATGTTCCCTTATTGACTGCCATGAAGGGCATGTTGTTTTCCTGGGGTCCTTGGTCCACACTCCAAGATGGGGCACTAAGTCTGCTTTGAACGTCTTTGTTGCATTCATGCAAAACAAAACGCCACATAATGATGCTGTTACTCTGTGTTGATCTACCCAAGTAATAACTTTGGGTGTGAGAGCTACTGTGCATTATCAAtgagaagcgggggggggggggggggggggggggggggggggactttcttaaaaagtaggataacattagctaccctccaatccaccggaactgattctgaatctatagaatattggaaaatgatcaccaatgtgttcatgatttctggagccacctccttgagtaccctgggatgcagaccatcagaccctggggatttatcagtctacccaatactatttctcacctaatgcaaatttctttcagttccactgtcttcctagatcctctgtcctctagtacatctggtttAATAAAAAAAGCAGTACCCTTTAATTTCCAAAAAACGACCAAAATGTGCTTATTAGCAGTGTTTCATATCTTGCATCAGAATAGATTTCTATTCATTGGGAAATGCTTGTTTTTCTAAGTTTTTTTCCTTTGGAACAAGAAGAGTTTGGAGCCCCATCTGGTGGACACATCATTCTTCTCTTTGGTGAACGCAGGTGGTAGGAGGAGAGACTGAAAGGACATTTTTAAGTGTTGGAAAtctgtggtttaaaaaaaaccctgggAACATGTTGGAAATACTGGGTTTTGCGGCATCTTTGGAACGAGAAACCGTGAACGTTTCCTGTAATAGCAAACCCACCTCTTGTCTCAGTGCAGAAATCTATGATAATTATTCCTCCTTTACTATTGTATCCTACTGGTGATTGGTGACAAGAATATTTGTATGGTTAGAGGAATGTCAGAAAATTAATTATACAGATACTGTGTTGATTTATACAATTAACCTTTGGTCCTTGGGCCTTGTGTGGTGCTGTGATTTTTTGATTGAATGGATATGAATGTCAGTAGTCTCAGCTATGTCTAATAAGAATTAGATTTTAGGGGTGGCCCAGAATGACTCCTCATCAACTCATTCTCTATCGAGATGTACTTTGTTTCAATTATGTTATTAACCAAGTCCAGCCAATAGATGGCAGATAGCATATCTGCCAACAAATGGCAATATCATAAAGCATATTGGTGATTTGCTTTTCGAGGTGCGTTTTGATATATTTGGGATGGTTTGAGCTGGGTCCCAATGGCTACGATCCCATGGCACAAAATTAATTTGTTGCAAACTGTTTGAAATTGTACATTTAACATTGGTGCTGGAATATGAAGgttttgcatattaaaaaatctttgaatgtggcatGACAGGTTTGGTAAGGTGCACAGTGAATTCTTTTCTTCAAAAACAAAGAGATAAGACATTTGTACGGTAAAAAAGGGTTGGTCATCATAACTGCATTTATGAAAAATGCAATTGTGCTGCATTTTCTTCATTGTTAAGTACTAGACTACATTGAGGGTGGACGAAGCAGATTGGTTGATTACTATAAGAAGTGACATGACATACCAAGTAACTGGCAGGACcatgagaagaggaggaggaggaaattgGCATTAATTATAAAGTTCCTTCAACAAGCTCTCCCAGACACCAGGGACTGAATGGTCTATTACAGTATATTACCATGTGGTTTTCTAAAGGCTTGTGTTGTATATCACCCtgcatattaaaatattttataattttaaaatctaaatAAAAACAGCGAGTGGGATAAGTGTAGATAGGCATGATGGTTGCCATAGACACCGTGGGCTGAGAAGGCTGTTACTATAATGTATAACACTATGACTATTACACTTTTGTGAAATCCAGTTAATACACAAAGTAAGTGTCAAATAGGGATAAGGAAAGTCAATAAAATGATCTAACTATAATGTGGGGTAATGTCTAGTTCCTTCTTCCATAGTTGCGTGATATGAATTCCAGAAGATGGCAAGGTGGAGATAGCTgatgcaaaccttttgcatttctaCCAATAGTTAACCCAGTCACTTTGACCACACCCTTTAACATTATATCTTCAAAATGAGCTTAAACCTTTATTAAATAGCCCCACCCTGTTTTTTTTCATTCTAACTATGTACACCATGTAAAAATTGTTTTACAGTTGCATCTTAATTTCACCATTCCCACCCTCTTAAGTATAGAAAATCTAGGGACTAGAAGTTGTAGAATGGGGAATAAACAAAACCATAGTCGCCGCTATACTGGATGgtctaatgtttaaaaaaaaaaaggaattctGCCCTATCCCATGGGATTATGGGGTCATAGAGATAAaatacagaaacgggcccttcaactcatcaagtccatgccaaccatctttAAACTCATTCTAATCACGGCAAAGCAGAGAAAGAAGAATTTGGGGGGCggtacagtagcacagcagtagacttgctgcattcagcgccagagactcggtgtTATCTATAtgctgtttgtacattccccctgtaaccgcgtgggttttcttcaggtgctccggtttcttcccacattccaaacatgcaagctttgtaggttaattggcttttgtaaattttccctagtgtgtaggatagtgctaatgtgcagggtgctcgctggttggcatggactcaatgggccgaacggcctgttgccacgctgtatatgaagtctttaaaaaaaagcacatggtcacagggcgaaAATGCTAATTCAACACCTCACCCGTGTCATggttgaacctggttctctgatacagttaggcagcagttctactaactgcgtcactgtgctgcattACTATGGTGATGAGCTAGGATTTATTTGATGTTCTTCCTGCTAGTTGCTAAAAACTGGCAATCTGGCACGCAGGATTTTGTCAGTGCCAGAAGGGCAGATGTCCAAAACTATTTGATTTCAGTCCTATTAATACAAACAGTTTTATAATTTGTTATGTTTAGGATGCAACGGagaaagctaagattatttttcACTGAACCAGATGAGATTAAGGGAAGAATGTagtaacaagcaactgcagatgctggtttacaaaaaaagagacaaagtgctggacgggcagcattcctgaagataggtgacgttttgggtcgggaccctttttgagACTGACGGGAACCAGGGCCCTAGTGAGTTTAAGGACAGCAGGGGTCAGGATCAGACAACTGTTTCTCTGTTTATCACTGTATTCTTGGGGAAAGAATAAATCAACTGAATTTTCATCCCGTACATAAACTGGATTTGTCCTGATCCCGGACCATTAAAGTGTCGGGAATTGTAGATGCTCTGCAAGTATTTATGTTGCCCTTTTACAATCATTaagtaaatataaataaattgtaGCGTCACTCTAGAAGATACTGCTTCAAACAAAAGGAGACATTGACTAAGAACACCATGGATGTGCTGTTTTCTTGAACATCTGCTTTTTCGTTTCTTATGCAGGAATGGCTAAGGAAAAACCACGAACATATCTAAAAATTGAGCCACAAGCAAAGCCTTCTCAGCCCGTCAATCTTCATGGATTAATGCAGGGTGAGTGGAAAGGATGGGTAATGTGGGCATTGGGATATCCTTGTTTGTGACATCTCATCAAGATCTTATTGTGGCAAGTGTGCAGATCTTCATCTGCCAGGGATACGTGCCGTAtaatttgaggatggagttaatgaATTCCACAATATTTTCTGTCTGTGAAATTAGTCGAGGGAACCTTCTGAAAGCCCTTAACCTCCCATCTCAAATTTCATCTGATAAAGATTCATGAACCACAACATCTGTTTCACAGTGGCCAATAGCACTTAAAATCCCAACCTAACTTAAGGTGTGGCACAATGGTACAGCTGGCGAAGAATGAGTTTCtggaactcgatgggctgaaggacctgttaacGTATGCTGCATGACGGATGCCAGTGAGTTAGCTGATATTACAGTGCACACTTCAACATCCTTGTACAATAATTACACACTCTTCTTTCATCCAATAGTTTGTGCCTCTAACAATTTTGAGCGCACGACATTTAAATATCGTTACATactttcctctttttttttttaaacccccaGCAGGTTTTAGTATAGATCTGGGCTTCTCTGAACTGTTTGTTGTAGTGTGCATGCCATTAATGCAAAGGGAAAACACCTCGAAGGCTGGAGTTGTACTGTGCACAAAAGGtggttgtttagagatacagcatcatCCCattcgttaacactatcctacacactggggacaaattaaattttttactgaagtcaattagccgacaaaaccgtaggtctttggtgtgtgggaggcaaccaaagcactcggagaaaacccacaaactcCTGCAGTCATCTTATTCAAAGACTTTACTCAAAGTAGATTTGAACATATATTTGTCCATTTCTTAATACCATATCTGTCTCTGCATTAGTCAAAAATTCTGAAaagaggggaaatttacaattaaaaaaaaaaaaaatttaaaccatTTCTCCACCAGAT includes:
- the LOC116989331 gene encoding signal-transducing adaptor protein 1-like isoform X2, giving the protein MASPRPDKPRACLVPNYYEGYLEKIENKSQKYKRYWAMLRGNELFFQVTSRDPMYIEKINLEDFMSVEDDKIYNNNRQHVMILKMKSGDIKLKADTLEALDQWRSFIHTVTKLEISNQVLLPGQIRRLQEVLEQETKRRRMLVSSPPPLPPPRSTTPELDQNNYEDVENDRLSCFHEVSRMEAENLLAKNKEFGNLLMRPSRGDQNLAITTRQVINNMAIVNHYRINCLDSGYIIDIDDGILCNSRQEIIDYFIQQTKGILKPLEIPEDYEINLSIVVEDAESGELIHQKLPTSPKLETKTTPQQVKRKLNPKKPAIIEPKTCSLDNNGMAKEKPRTYLKIEPQAKPSQPVNLHGLMQDVNEELSKMFEQKRAANSD